In the genome of Cryptomeria japonica chromosome 8, Sugi_1.0, whole genome shotgun sequence, one region contains:
- the LOC131857621 gene encoding uncharacterized protein LOC131857621 produces MSPPMTANPLLVLAPTGVAAFNIQATTIHAGLRIPIREMHPLTGQSLMTLQEQLKHIKYILIDEMSFLGPKLLLKIDSRLRQAFPNNQHDNFGGVSMILVGDLAQFPPTNATLTIQQKKDFDSSIHLFATNESARLHNRKMLRELNLPVALSLAKIAKQTNTEYDTNEQLPLEVLLSIDQQVMLIANLWIKVGLVNGAIGLIKQIVYESNTKPPDLPKYVVVQFNDYNGPPWDITHPKDIPILPITRGRHTQVPLTMSWAITIHKSQGLTLDRATIDIGNSEKQGLTFIAISRVKTIDGIRIEPPFSFERFSKLQNNAYTTIRKKEVTRLQLLSAQTDIYSP; encoded by the exons ATGTCTCCACCTATGACGGCAAACCCATTGCTTGTTTTAGCACCAACAGGAGTTGCTGCATTTAATATACAAGCAACAACAATCCATGCAGGGTTGCGCATACCTATAAGAGAAATGCATCCTTTGACAGGGCAGTCATTAATGACATTGCAAGAGCAATTGAAACATATCAAATATATTCTGATAGACGAAATGAGCTTTTTGGGCCCGAAACTACTACTTAAGATAGATAGCCGTTTACGCCAAGCATTCCCTAACAATCAACATGACAACTTTGGTGGTGTGTCCATGATTCTTGTTGGTGATCTTGCTCAATTTCCCCCT ACAAATGCAACATTAACTATTCAACAAAAGAAAGATTTCGACTCTTCGATCCACCTATTTGCAACAAATGAATCTGCACGCTTGCATAACAGGAAAATGCTCAGGGAATTAAATTTGCCTGTTGCTCTAAGTTTAGCTAAAATTGCTAAGCAAACAAATACTGAATATGACACCAATGAACAGCTACCATTGGAAGTATTACTTTCTATTGATCAGCAAGTGATGTTAATAGCTAACTTGTGGATCAAAGTTGGCCTTGTCAATGGCGCTATTGGTCTCATAAAACAAATTGTATATGAAAGCAATACAAAACCACCAGACTTGCCAAAATATGTGGTTGTCCAATTCAACGATTATAATGGACCTCCATGGGATATAACACATCCAAAAGACATACCCATTTTGCCAATAACGCGAGGCAGGCATACGCAAGTGCCTTTAACAATGTCTTGGGCCATCACTATTCACAAATCCCAAGGTCTTACATTAGACAGAGCTACCATTGACATAGGTAATTCTGAAAAGCAAGGGCTCACATTCATAGCTATTTCAAGAGTGAAGACAATTGATGGAATACGGATCGAACCACCATTCTCTTTTGAAAGGTTTTCCAAACTGCAAAATAATGCTTATACAACCATTAGAAAGAAAGAAGTAACTCGTTTGCAGCTGCTCTCTGCCCAAACAGATATCTATTCACCTTAA
- the LOC131857622 gene encoding uncharacterized protein LOC131857622, which produces MAFPTLFPSGVALPLQPCIKHVHLHEYALHLLRYADQRFGQHVRFRYYIYNLIMRHRSQQSAAIFIRTNLGESFPTTIEALHERLQNTPNDQLPNQLLRFGATLRGTRAYWHKSRKEFTAMLFQLGPPTLFFTLSSADTKWPDLHRLFSENDGQTTQFTRKQLTDHVICNPHITALYLHNRFTIFREEVIQKLFQAKDHWYRYEWQHRGSGHIHGFLWLPRAPNMETINWTDDNEVQMAKTFFDQYVSTWNPRIAADRMNAMHYTAMDDPCLADTKKIFTMDAALDYEALLNTLQRHTKCTEHTCLKKKGPTFECRYKAPWVQQEMSTLTVDNDNNPCYKPARNDDRLNIHNPWMLSLWRANIDCQPVTSKKAFLQYISKYASKSENKSQSYIEMLKTILNTSKSEDSILLTY; this is translated from the coding sequence ATGGCATTCCCAACCCTTTTCCCATCTGGAGTTGCACTTCCACTGCAGCCATGTATCAAGCATGttcatttacatgaatatgctctCCACTTACTGAGATATGCTGATCAAAGATTTGGGCAGCATGTTAGATTCCGGTATTATATTTACAATCTAATTATGAGACATCGTTCGCAACAATCTGCAGCTATCTTCATTAGAACTAATTTGGGAGAGTCTTTCCCAACCACTATCGAAGCACTTCATGAACGATTGCAAAACACTCCTAATGATCAATTGCCTAATCAATTGTTGCGTTTTGGTGCAACACTTCGAGGCACCCGTGCATATTGGCATAAATCTAGAAAAGAGTTTACTGCAATGCTCTTCCAATTGGGGCCCCCAACACTGTTCTTTACGTTAAGTTCAGCTGATACCAAATGGCCTGATTTGCATAGGCTTTTCTCTGAAAATGATGGCCAAACCACACAGTTTACAAGAAAACAACTTACAGACCATGTGATCTGCAATCCACATATAACAGCATTATACCTTCACAACAGATTTACAATATTTCGTGAAGAAGTTATTCAAAAGTTGTTCCAAGCAAAGGATCATTGGTATAGGTATGAATGGCAACATCGAGGCTCAGGACATATTCATGGCTTCTTATGGCTCCCTAGAGCACCAAATATGGAGACCATTAATTGGACAGATGATAATGAGGTGCAAATGGCAAAAACTTTCTTCGACCAATATGTTTCTACTTGGAATCCTCGCATTGCAGCAGACCGCATGAATGCAATGCACTACACTGCAATGGATGACCCTTGCCTAGCTGATACAAAAAAAATCTTCACCATGGACGCTGCATTGGATTATGAAGCATTGCTTAATACTTTACAGAGACACACAAAATGTACAGAACATACATGCCTCAAGAAAAAAGGTCCCACATTTGAATGTCGTTACAAAGCTCCATGGGTTCAACAAGAGATGTCTACGTTGACAGTTGACAATGACAACAACCCATGCTATAAACCTGCAAGGAATGATGATCGTTTGAATATTCATAATCCTTGGATGCTTTCACTATGGAGAGCTAATATTGATTGTCAACCAGTCACTTCAAAAAAAGCTTTCCTCCAATACATTTCAAAGTATgcttcaaaatcagaaaacaaatcgCAATCCTATATTGAAATGCTGAAAACAATATTGAATACAAGTAAATCTGAAGATAGCATTTTATTAACATATTAG